In Bacillota bacterium, one DNA window encodes the following:
- the gatB gene encoding Asp-tRNA(Asn)/Glu-tRNA(Gln) amidotransferase subunit GatB, with product MVIGLEVHVELSTRTKMFCSCPADFGGEPNTHVCPVCLALPGALPVPNRRAVEFAIRAARALHCEIAAETKFDRKNYHYPDLPKGYQISQYDQPLARNGWLEIETEEGRRRIRIRRLHMEEDAGKSLHGEGDGEATLLDFNRAGVPLVEIVSEPDLRSPEEARAYLEMLRATVFYTGVSDVKMEEGSLRCDANVSIRPRGSSELGVLVEVKNMNSFRAVQRALAYEAERQARALARGERLERETRHWDEARGVTLPGRSKEEVNDYRYFPEPDLVPLRIDPAWVAEIEASLPELPEARLGRYQEAGLAYKEAWTLVAQRELGDFLDATVAAGAPLRQAANWLLGEVSARLNESGRPLAELRLTPAGLAGLVALVEAGTVTPTLAKQVFARMLETGEEPAVIVEREGLVQIRDEAALEAVAERVIEANPKVVADILSGKEKAVAALVGQVMRETRGKANAAKVNEVLRRRLAELRQAEPRG from the coding sequence ATGGTGATCGGCCTGGAGGTGCACGTCGAGCTCTCGACGCGCACCAAGATGTTCTGCTCCTGCCCGGCCGACTTCGGCGGCGAACCCAACACCCACGTCTGCCCGGTCTGCCTCGCCCTGCCCGGGGCGCTGCCCGTCCCCAACCGGCGCGCGGTCGAGTTCGCCATCCGGGCGGCTCGCGCCCTCCACTGCGAGATCGCCGCCGAGACCAAGTTCGACAGGAAGAACTACCACTACCCCGACCTGCCCAAGGGCTACCAGATCTCGCAGTACGACCAGCCGCTGGCGAGGAACGGCTGGCTGGAGATCGAGACCGAAGAGGGGCGGCGGCGCATCCGCATCCGCCGCCTGCACATGGAGGAGGACGCGGGCAAGTCGCTCCACGGCGAGGGCGACGGCGAGGCGACGCTCCTGGACTTCAACCGGGCGGGCGTGCCGCTGGTGGAGATCGTCTCCGAGCCCGACCTGCGCTCGCCCGAGGAGGCGCGCGCCTACCTGGAGATGCTGCGCGCCACCGTCTTCTACACCGGCGTCTCCGACGTGAAGATGGAAGAAGGCTCGCTCCGCTGCGACGCCAACGTCTCCATCCGCCCGCGCGGCTCCTCGGAGCTGGGCGTGCTGGTGGAGGTGAAGAACATGAACTCCTTCCGCGCCGTCCAGCGCGCCCTGGCCTACGAGGCGGAGCGGCAGGCGCGGGCGCTGGCGCGCGGCGAGAGGCTGGAGCGCGAGACGCGCCACTGGGACGAGGCCCGCGGCGTCACCCTGCCCGGCCGCTCGAAGGAGGAAGTGAACGACTACCGCTACTTCCCCGAACCCGACCTGGTGCCGCTGCGCATCGACCCCGCCTGGGTGGCCGAGATCGAAGCCTCGCTGCCGGAGCTGCCCGAGGCGCGGCTCGGCCGCTACCAGGAGGCGGGCCTGGCCTACAAGGAGGCCTGGACGCTGGTCGCCCAGCGGGAGCTGGGGGATTTCCTGGACGCCACCGTGGCGGCCGGCGCGCCGCTCCGCCAGGCGGCCAACTGGCTCCTGGGCGAGGTGAGCGCCCGCCTCAACGAGAGCGGCCGGCCCCTGGCCGAGCTCCGTCTCACGCCCGCCGGCCTGGCCGGTCTGGTGGCGCTGGTGGAGGCGGGGACGGTGACGCCCACCCTGGCCAAGCAGGTCTTCGCGCGCATGCTGGAGACCGGCGAGGAGCCCGCCGTCATCGTGGAGCGCGAGGGTCTCGTCCAGATCCGGGACGAGGCCGCGCTGGAGGCGGTGGCGGAGCGCGTCATCGAGGCCAACCCCAAGGTGGTGGCCGACATCCTGAGCGGCAAGGAGAAGGCGGTGGCCGCCCTGGTCGGCCAGGTGATGCGCGAGACGCGGGGCAAGGCCAACGCCGCCAAGGTGAACGAGGTGCTCCGCCGCCGCCTGGCCGAGCTGCGCCAGGCCGAGCCGCGCGGCTGA
- a CDS encoding acylphosphatase: MGETETRRPDEAGAGGGGRPLRLYLRIRGRVQGVGFRLGARAEAERLGLSGWVRNAEDGSVELEAQGPAAALESFLRWCQRGPVGARVDAVDAASRAPVEGERGFAVRP; encoded by the coding sequence ATGGGCGAGACGGAGACGAGGCGGCCGGACGAGGCGGGCGCCGGCGGGGGCGGCCGCCCGCTGCGCCTCTACCTCCGCATCCGCGGCCGCGTCCAGGGCGTCGGCTTCCGCCTCGGCGCCCGGGCCGAGGCCGAGCGGCTCGGCCTCAGCGGCTGGGTGCGGAACGCCGAGGACGGCAGCGTCGAGCTGGAGGCCCAGGGACCGGCGGCGGCGCTGGAGAGCTTCCTGCGCTGGTGCCAGCGGGGGCCGGTCGGCGCCCGCGTCGACGCCGTCGACGCCGCCTCGCGCGCGCCCGTGGAGGGCGAGCGGGGCTTCGCCGTCCGGCCCTGA
- the rlmD gene encoding 23S rRNA (uracil(1939)-C(5))-methyltransferase RlmD, with protein sequence MIMDERVVRVESLAAEGDAVARDEQGLALFIPYGVPGDRLRVRLVERHPRWARAEILEILEPSPVRAEAPCPLFGRCGGCTWQNVRYGSQLEAKRRLVRDALERIGRLGGVEVAATLPSPSPWRYRNKVSLPLARSGDGGLRAGFYRRGTHEVIPFAGCAVEHPLIDRVVRGFLEVARERRLEGYDEREGRGLLRHLVVRVAPRAGRALAALVVAASRWPEGPEVARELMRRLPELEGVVASAHPRPGNAVWGERDWLLAGRGELEEEMEVAGWGRLRFRIAARSFFQVNEAQAERLYALALEGAALAPGARVVDLYTGVGTLALFAALRAGEVTGVEEVPAAVEDARRNAERNGLEGRARFLLGRAETLLPRLVARGRAAPDALLLDPPRKGAAPEVLDAIRRAAPRRVVYVSCNPATLARDLARLADTGGPGAAYRVARVTPVDLFPQTAHVEAVAWLERAG encoded by the coding sequence ATGATCATGGACGAACGGGTCGTGCGGGTCGAGTCGCTGGCCGCCGAGGGCGACGCCGTCGCCCGCGACGAGCAGGGGCTGGCGCTCTTCATCCCCTACGGCGTGCCGGGCGACCGGCTGCGCGTCCGCCTGGTCGAGCGCCATCCGCGCTGGGCGCGGGCGGAGATCCTGGAGATTCTGGAGCCCTCGCCCGTGCGGGCCGAGGCGCCCTGCCCGCTCTTCGGCCGCTGCGGCGGCTGCACCTGGCAGAACGTCCGCTACGGGAGCCAGCTGGAGGCGAAGCGGCGCCTGGTGCGGGACGCGCTGGAGCGCATCGGGCGGCTAGGCGGGGTGGAGGTGGCGGCGACGCTTCCTTCGCCCTCGCCCTGGCGCTACCGGAACAAGGTCTCGCTGCCGCTGGCGCGGAGCGGGGACGGCGGGCTGCGCGCGGGCTTCTACCGCCGGGGGACGCACGAGGTCATCCCCTTCGCCGGCTGTGCCGTCGAGCACCCGCTCATCGACCGGGTGGTGAGGGGCTTCCTGGAGGTGGCCCGGGAGCGGCGCCTGGAGGGCTACGACGAGCGGGAGGGCCGAGGCCTCCTGCGCCACCTGGTGGTGCGGGTGGCGCCGCGGGCGGGCCGTGCGCTGGCGGCGCTGGTGGTGGCGGCCAGCCGCTGGCCGGAGGGGCCGGAGGTGGCGCGCGAGCTGATGCGCCGCCTGCCCGAGCTGGAGGGCGTGGTCGCCTCCGCCCACCCGCGCCCGGGGAACGCCGTCTGGGGCGAGCGCGACTGGCTGCTGGCCGGCCGGGGCGAGCTGGAGGAGGAGATGGAGGTGGCCGGCTGGGGTCGCCTCCGCTTCCGCATCGCCGCCCGCTCCTTCTTCCAGGTGAACGAGGCCCAGGCCGAGCGGCTCTACGCGCTGGCCCTGGAGGGCGCCGCCCTGGCGCCCGGGGCGCGCGTCGTCGACCTCTACACCGGCGTCGGCACGCTGGCGCTCTTCGCCGCGCTGCGCGCCGGCGAGGTGACGGGCGTGGAGGAGGTGCCGGCGGCGGTGGAGGACGCGCGGCGGAACGCCGAGCGGAACGGGTTGGAGGGGAGGGCGCGCTTCCTTCTCGGGCGCGCCGAGACGCTCCTGCCCCGCCTGGTGGCCCGCGGCCGCGCCGCCCCCGACGCCCTCCTCCTCGACCCGCCCAGGAAGGGCGCCGCGCCCGAAGTGCTGGACGCCATCCGCCGTGCCGCCCCGCGCCGCGTGGTCTACGTCTCCTGCAACCCCGCCACCCTGGCGCGCGACCTGGCCCGCCTGGCCGACACCGGCGGGCCGGGCGCCGCCTACCGCGTCGCGCGCGTCACCCCGGTCGACCTCTTCCCCCAGACGGCCCACGTGGAGGCGGTGGCCTGGCTGGAGCGGGCCGGCTAG